CCACCTGGTCGAGCAATTGATCGCGCGATAACACCCGACCCGCCGCGGCAGCCAAGGCATGAAGCAGGTCGTACTCGATAGGCGTCAACGTCAGTTCGGCATCGTTGAAGAAGGCCGCCCGCGATGCCGGCTCGACACGCAGTTCGCGCACGATGATCGGTAAGTTCGGCGTTTCGGCATTTTTCCGCTTGTATTCAAAAGACCGGCGCGCGACGGCGCGCAGGCGCGCCAGCAGTTCGCGGGTTGAAAAGGTTTTGGGCAGGTAGTCGTCGGCCCCGATTTCCAGGCCCACGATCCGATCGG
The DNA window shown above is from Candidatus Lernaella stagnicola and carries:
- a CDS encoding response regulator transcription factor, yielding DRIVGLEIGADDYLPKTFSTRELLARLRAVARRSFEYKRKNAETPNLPIIVRELRVEPASRAAFFNDAELTLTPIEYDLLHALAAAAGRVLSRDQLLDQVAGRGHDAFDRSIDVHISSLRRKLGDDPKTPSYIKTIRSAGYMFLSEPPESA